The sequence TCCCCTGTCGTCTTTTAAAACGATCACAGTAGGAGTTTCAGATGTGAACGACAACTGCCCAGTCTTTTCACAAAACCCCTATACGTTCtatttaacagaaaataatacTCCAGGGTCATCTGTGTTTTCCGTGAGCGCATCTGATAGTGACGAAAATGAAAACGCGATTCTTTCCTATCATATCTGGAAAGGTGAAGGAACCGACAGTTCCTTATCTTATTTGAATATTAACCCTGATAGTGGTGTTATTTACGCACTGAAAAGCTTTGACTTTGAAACTCTGAAGACCTTTCGTTTCCAAGTGGTTGCTAAGGACTCTGGACAACCGTCTCTAAGCACCAACGTCACAGTGAGTGTTTATATTCTGGATCAGAACGATAACGCTCCAGTGATCTTGTCTCCGATGAGCGCTAACGGTTCCGCTGAAGGCGTGGAGGAGATTCCCCGCAATATGAACGCAGGCCATTCGGTGACTAAAGTGAGGGCCTATGACGCTGATATAGGATACAACGCCTGGCTCTCATTCTCGCTGCAGCACGTTCCCGACCCCAGTCTCTTTGGTTTGGAGCGATATACAGGAGAGATCAGGACGCTTCGATCATTCACGGAAACAGACGAGGCTGAGCATAAACTGGTCATCCTGGTAAAAGACAATGGGAACGTTTCATTGTCAGCAACAGCAACTGTGATTATCACCGCAGTGGAGCCCAAGGAGGCGTTCGCTGCTTCTGACgttaaaaacacagtaaaaaccgAGGGAGAGAACAATGTAACTTTTTATCTGATAATCACACTGGGGTCAGTTTCAGCGCTCTTTCTCCTGAGTATTATCGGTTTGATAGTGATGCAGTGCTCCAAACCTCCAGACTATTCGTCCAAATATTGCCGGGACTCCAATTACGCAGACACGAGCGGGAACGGGACACTGTGTCACAGCATCCAGTACAGATCCGGAGACAAACGATACATGTTAGTTGGACCCAGAATGAGTATCGGTTCTGCTATTGTCCCCGGCAGTAATGGGAATACTCTGGTCGTTCCAGATCACAGGAGGAGAATCTCAGGAGAGGTAAGCGGTTTGAGACATCCCAACTACCGccaatatttgttcatttattttcactttctaACAACAAGAAAAGCAACGCgtgaaataaatctgaatatccaatgtatttacattaacaaCGAGCTGTAATACAGTAGACTCAAAATACGCATGCAGGACATGTAGCCCTaccattgtgtgtttttatgctaTTTTTGTCTCTTAACGATATgttcaaaatgtacattttgccAATGTACGTTTTGCCAGTTTTAAGATATCCCCCCAAACGTCGTTTAAATGTCACCTCCAAAATGGGTTACAAGTTAGCGTctgtagttttgttttcttatattttatttctttagaAAATGTTCTGGTTTCACACGCTGAATTAATAGAATTCATGTCTGAGACATTTTCCAGACTTGGGAGAAAGACGCACTGATCTCTCCAGCTTTTGATAAAATGTCCATGCGTTGGCATTCTACAGGCTCGTGGAATATGTAGACAGGGTGcgcatacagtatgtatgattTAGAAGAACGTTAGTGCTGTATTGGCTTCTCTGATTGGTGCAAATATTACTACTTTTCTTGTCTGCCCCCTTCAAAGAAGGATACACCTCCAGACTCACAAGGGGGCATGTGTGGATGGACCCACTGCAAGGATTGTTGTCTATGTAATAAACTAGTTAACTAAATGCCTTGTTTGCAACGATGTCCTACGATAATTTAGCATTGATTAATGTTTGCTGTTTCTTCTGGCCCACGGCCGCTCCTAACTTCGCCGGGTGGCTGCTGTCCTGTTCGGTGGTGCTGGGACGCACCACTGGGGGCGCGACGGTGATTCTCTGGCGTTCATGGACTCATGGACCCAGGACTTCTTTCCATCTGAAAATCGCCAGCTAATATTTATGAAACAGGCggacatataaatatatttgattgACACTTCGCTAAGGTTTCTGTTGACAGTATGTTGCCTCCTTGCTCACGTAAATGCCGTCCGTTCACCGAAACAGTTTGTTTATGACAAAGCATGACAATAGTAAATGCAACctgtaaataattacaaaacTGCTTTGAGTCTGAATTTGATTCAGAATGGTTATCCTATAGACTAACTTTCATACTTAAAAGGTGCGGAACTGCTTTTAATCCAGCGTTGTTCATGCTGAAGCAGAGTACAATGCGAATGattaatatgaattaatatgGATCGCGTCGACAACGTTACTCACCAGGATCTCTTTAACATTTGTGGTTGCATGCAGATCAGCGTTTGTTTTCCTGTCGTGAATCTTACTGCTCATCAAAGCAAATCTCATCTGAGGATGTGCACCTCTGGAGAATTTTCATCCAAAACATTGTTGATGACTGGCAATACGGAACACTTAAGCAATTAGCTGTATTATCACAGGTGTATCTGACCTGGCAGTCGATTTGAACATTATTGTCGTTAACAGAAAGCAGTCTTATCTTAAAGGCATTTGCTagtgatgaaaacaaacaccaaagtATGTCAATcctacatttctgaaatatgctttgaaatgaaatacaattgGGCGAATTAACTATGCAATAGTTTGAAATAAGACAACGTTAAGTCGAAACGCACGGTGTCAGTATTAAACCGGAAAAACGCTCCTTAAATCTCAGTGTGAAGTCCAGCCCCTCATTGGCCCATTATTTGCTGGCTGATAGAGTCGACGGCTGCGGTGCAAGGGGCTACCTATAAACTGCGATTCATCTTATCTATTGTGGTGCTTTTTGATCTTCGTATTTCTAGAAGAGTGGATATGATACCTGGTTAACGGGAATCCTGCGACGCTTTGTGGATATATTCTGGAATGGAGAAACGAGGCGGCGGGACGAGGCAGCAGCGTCCGTGGGGTTTCGTTTACGGCGTGGCGATGCTGTTATTTTGGAGAGGGGCTTCCGCGCAGATCAGGTACTCCATACCAGAGGAGGTGCAGGCGGGAGCGGTGGTGGGGAATATCGCCAAGGACCTAGGGATCGATCTCAGTACGCTAAAGGAAAGAGGTTTTCGTATCGTCTCTGGGTCGAGGGAGCCCCTTTTCCGGGTAAATCAGAACGACGGTGTTTTATATGTTAACCGGAAGGTCGACAGAGAGGAGATGTGCGAAAGGAGCGGCGCGTGTGTAGTGAATCTGAAAACGGTGTTGGAGAGCCCACTGGAGGTCCATTATGTTGCAGTTGAAGTGGTGGATGTGAACGATCACTCTCCTTACTTTCCTGAGCTGGAGAAACGTTTAGAAATCGCGGAGTCTGCGCTACCAGGAGCGCGCTTTCAGCTCCAAGCTGCGCGCGACCCAGATGCTGGCGTTAATTCTGTGCAAGTATATAAACTAAGTCCAAATGATCATTTCCGCCTGGAGGTCAAAGACCGCGGCGAGGACAGTAAAGTCCCAATGTTAATATTACAGAAACCGCTGGATAGAGAGGCTACCAATAGACATAACATAATACTCACTGCTAGCGATGGCGGGAAGCCTCCACGCTCTGGAACAGTTCGTATAGTTGTAGATGTACTTGATGTTAATGATAACATGCCTGTTTTTACTAAAGATATTTACTCAGTAACTTTACATGAAAATGCTGCACTGGGCACCACGGTAGTACAGGTAAACGCAACAGACATGGACGAGGGGCCTAACGGAGACATTGCATATTCATTTGTTAATAATATTGACAACAAAATCCTCgacattttttatttggacGAAATTACGGGGGAGATAATCGTAAAAGGTGTTGTAGACTTCGAAGAAAAGAACACTTACGAGATAGATATACAGGCATCGGATAAAGGATCGACTCCATGGACTGTAGATAGTAGCGTCATCGTAAAAGTTGTCGACGTAAACGACAATGCACCCGAGATCGAAGTGACGTCATTTTCCAACACTGTTCCCGAGGATTCGCGTCCGGGAACAGTCATAGCGCTCATTAGTGTAAATGATGTTGACTCTGGTCGCAATGGGGATGTTTTCTGCACATTGCCCGAGGACATTCCTTTCAAACTGGTAGCATCTTTACAGGGTAATCTGTTCTCTTTGGTGACCAAGTCACCTTTGGACAGAGAAACAATTCCTCAGTATGAAATTACCGTAACTGCCAGTGATGGCGGTCAGCCGCCTCTGTCTTCATTTAAAACTATAACCGTAGGGGTGTCGGATGTGAATGACAACAGCCCAGAGTTCTCTCAGAACCCCTACACATTCTACCTGTTGGAGAACAATGTCCCTGGTGCCTCTGTGTTCACTGTGAGTGCCTCTGATCGGGACCAGAACGAAAACTCACTGGTTTCATATAATATTAGGAAAGATGGCAGCGCTGACAACAACATGGCATCATATCTAAATATCAATCCTGAAAATGGGAATATTTACGCACTTAAAAGCTTTGACTTTGAAACTCTGAAAACCTTTCAGTTCCAAGTGGTTGCCAAAGATTCAGGAACACCATCACTAAGCACCAATATCACAGTGAATGTTTACATTCTGGATCAGAACGATAACGCTCCAGTGATCTTATCTCCGATCAGCGCTAACGGTTCCGCTGAAGGCGTGGAGGAGATTCCCCGCAATGTGAACGCAGGCCATTCGGTGACTAAAGTGAGGGCCTATGACGCTGATATAGGATACAACGCCTGGCTCTCATTCTCACTGCAGCACGTTCCAGACCCCAGTCTGTTTGGTTTGGAGCGATATACAGGAGAGATCAGGACGCTTCGCTTATTCACGGAAACAGACGAGGCTGAGCATAAACTGGTCATACTGGTAAAAGACAATGGGAACGTTTCACTGTCAGCAACAGCAACTGTGATTATTACTGCCGTGGAGCCCAAAGAGGCGTTTGCAGCTTCtgatattaaaaacacagtaaaaaccgAGGAGGAGAACAATGTAACTTTTTATCTGATAATCACACTGGGGTCAGTTTCAGCGCTCTTTCTCCTGAGTATTATCGGTTTGATAGTGATGCAGTGCTCCAAACCTCCAGACTATTCGTCCAAATATTGCCGGGACTCCAATTACGCAGACACGAGCGGGAACGGGACACTGTGTCACAGCATCCAGTACAGATCCGGAGACAAACGGTACATGTTAGTTGGACCCAGAATGAGTATCGGTTCTGCTATTGTCCCCGGCAGTAATGGGAATACTCTGGTCGTTCCAGATCACAGAAGGAGAATCTCAGGAGAGGTAAGACAGTTATTAACAATGCAAAGTGTATGAACATAAGAAAAAACCTTATATGAGTGCTGTGGACACATCCTGGGAATAAACTGCAACATTGAACTACAATAACCAAAATACACTATAACTAGGGCTGTAGTCTTGAGAATGTAGCTTTAAACAAATAGCCAATAAGTACATGAGTATTCATTTCTCCAGTAGAATCATTGGTCATTGAGCCAGCAATACATTATTGATAAAGAGATGAATCTCATAATCAGACTTCTGTGAGAGTATTTCTTTTCTGGGCCCAAAGCTAGCTGGGCTGCTCTGATTGGACACTGGCTCATAGCCTTGGCAGACTGCTCATTGTCTGGATTCAGCTATTGATAGCATTACCTGCCCCAGAAGCACCATCACATAcaaacatttgctttaattGTGTGTAAAGTGTGGTGTGGTGAACTGGAAATGGATATCTACTGTAAGGGACTGGGCACTCTGTCATTATCGCCATCCTACCGCACTGCAGGACACAGTGCATTGATTATGCTCTGTGGCACCTGTCTGGAGCAGAGACGTGTACTGAGAAACACCTCTCCCCCTGAATCTCTCTTCTCAACAAAACTCCAGACTCCAGTCCCCCTTGTGAAAATCCTGCAGCTCCCCCAACCCCTCGACAGTTTCTGACAGATTTCTGACAGTTTTCCCACCTCTTTTAAGCAGTTCGCCCATAAAACCCTGCAAATGTCCTGTCTATGGCTTCACTAACAGATTCAGCATCTGCTGCAGCAATACATAATAGCAAATTGGGCCTAAATGTCATGttgatgtgtatatataaataaccttttcagtatttcatcttgaaacagttttctgtttttctgcttgtttaTTTCTCACGTAATTTTCACATTGTCCCTGAATTATTTGCGAATGAAGACATAAAACATCCTTGTTTCTTCTAAGAAAATAAGCAATACATATAATCCATAAATATTCTATTGGGCTCCTGCTTGCTGgcagtgctcagtgctgtgaGCGGCTCTGCGTTTATTTTTAGCGGCACGTTTCAGCCAGATCCGTCCAATCGGGAGATGTAGGGTGAGGGGGCAGATACGCCGCGTTAGGGTGAGAGGACACGCTCCCGCTCTGCTGAGAGGGGGCCGGGCCGAGCGCCGCGCTGCGAAGGACAGGCGCTGCATCTGGTGAAGATGCTCAGCTGGAAGGAGCTCGCcgtgtgagaaaaaaaaaaaaaaacagggcttgGCTGGCTGTGCCGAGCGGAGGCTGCCAGAGGCAGGCCGATGACGCAGTGTGGCGCgtgagagtgggggagggggagcgggggggtggAGGATCTACTTCTGTGTTGCACTCAACACGCTGTGcattattcatatttctgaGTCCAGAACAGTCCTTCCAATGTGCCCCCGCTCCCTTTCTGGCTGTGCCCGTGGCTATGCGCTGCTGGAGATGATTACCTGCTGCTCCTTTTCCCTCGTCTTGTGTCAGCACGCTCCTCTGTGTTTAAATGCTAATATCTGTGTGTAATATTGTTGGTTATTTCCATCTGCTTGTGTGATGTATCATAGTTATACTCTGCACCATAACGGAAACTAGGTTACCCACAGCCTCCCACTGAAGCGGCGACAGTGTCTCTGTGCTCGAGTTGCAGGAGGAGGCATGAAGAGCaggggctggagagagagagagagagatatgttTAATCTGAGCAGACTGCAGCACTGGGAGGTGTCTGTCCACATCAGAAGGGTTCATCTCTTTCACATTAGGACCTTACTGAAGaacatttctgcatgtgtggGATTGCATAAGCAGGGTTaatattattgttgctgttgtgatAACGTGATGAGCAGGCGGTCTCTGTCACGCTGTAATGTTTAGATGCCTTTACCTGTTCTGCTACTCTCACTCGTAGTGCAGGCCTGTCTGTTCTGCACCCGCTCAGATCAGTTCCTTGCTCGGAAACAGAGGTTTAGAAGCCCAGTGTCTGAACAGGgcctttgctttgctttccaTTGTGGCAGCAAGGTTCCTGTTATCCAGTCCCCCATACAGTCattctgagtgtgtctgtgtgtgtgtttttgtttaggCGAGTGTATTTTTATGTCCTATTCAGATAATTTGATCACTGTTATCCCACTTCTTGAAATAGGCTATGCTTTTGCAGGTAACCatacacaacacagaacacagcaataTATCAATAAGCAAATGAGTAAAACAATTTAGAAATAAAAGCCTAATACAAGATAAATAAAATCTATGGTGAGAgttattgaaaaatgaaaaacatagtattcttaatgtaaatatttgatatattgaacaatttatggaaatgaatgagttaaaaaaaaaaaaaaaacaatttttaaacaaaaaacagtaaggCCTGGAAAACCCCCTCCTTCATTCTGCCTCTCCTGTTAGAGGCCCCAGCTGCACTGCCAGGcccagctccagctctctggGCAGAGTGGCATGTTTATGGGTCCAATTACAGGGTACTTCCAgtggtaaaatattttgtaaacagTTTGTTGTTGATAACTGTAATCTATGAGGTATGTAAAATTAACACAAAACTAATACTAACTAATAAGAGAACATAAGCAAAGCCATGCCAACTGAAACATAATCCAGCGCCATGTGCAGCAtgattgtgacatcaccatCTCAATTTTTTAACAAGTGCTAAAGGTGCTAGCTAACTACTAATCAGGGACAGTACAGTAGCTACCTGTAGTAGCAGTTGTTGGATCAATGATGCCCTAATGAGGGAAGAGGAAAGGAGGataaaaaaatttcaaatgtcCGTTAGCACAATTAAGACCAAAATGGTGtaacataaacatattttgaggATGTTTTTAAACACTAATGTGTTAATGGCTTGCTGCATAGCTTCCTCACTGTGGTCTAGTTTGTAGTGCTTAAAGTTTAGACTGTGTGGTTTACCAAATGATCTCTTGTTAGCTAGATGTCATTTATGtacatctgtctctgtgcataGCTAGACTAGCcagttaattaaataaacaatggCGTCACTGCTAGTACAGTGTATTTCAAAGGCAGTAGACTGAAAAAGATGTGGAAATAGGTAACTCTGGCATGATGTAAGCTTGACTGAAGACCCCTCTGTAGAAATGAGCCAGTTACTTTGTCATTAGAGCCTGGCCTACTAAAAACCCAttagggaaaacaaaagcaggttTGCTGAGTATTCAGGGTTGGACTCAGGGTCTGAAGTGATACAAAGAGGCAGCAAATGttctttcccttcttttttgcTGCCTCCcagtttaaattaaacattagtCAGTCACAGAGTAGTGCCACTTAAAGTGCCACTACTTCTAGTTCCTGCATGGTCGAAAATGGGTTCAGTCATTACACTGAGTCCTGCGCATTCAGGGGGGCTGATGGTCTGGGTCTCACAGCTCCTAACTTCTTTGGATTCCAGCTTCTTACTACTGATAAAACAGTTGCAGATCAATACAAGGGCCTAACTAACTTTGGTTACCctgtattaaaaatgacactttaGACCAGCGACTTTagacctctcctggaggaccccttgtccctgctccaacacagctgatttaaatgatctgtttgttattaagcagcttcaggagttcataatgagttaatcatttgaatcagctgtgttggagcagggagagatctaaaacatacaggacaaggggtcctccaggagaggtttgggaaacgctgctttaGACAATTAGGTAGTTACTGCATTGTCTAATGTTAGTTGACTTGGGCACTTCACTTGCAAGCTACCACTGTCTAACATTACTGCATCATTTAATTATGTAGTTAGTACCTAGCTGGCTAACTTGCTAACTGCATAAATGAGGACACAATGCCACTATTTTACTTGCTGATTAATATTGAGAATGGGGTGTTGCAAGGTTCATGTAATCTATAAATTATGTGGCACCCGCTCACTTTCCAAACCCTTGCAATATCTAACTAGCTACCTTGTGTAACTGTCATGTCTAAGTTATTCACTGACTGCAGTGCTTGCTTTGTGGCAGTGTCTTGCTGCTATAGTGCAAAAGTAATGAACTGCTTTGTATTATTGGACATTTTTCACcctgtgaacacacacatgaatgcgGGGTGTCTCAGTGAACTGTCTGACAGGATTGAGCACAGGAAAACCTGTCATTTACCTGTATCTATCAGAGCAAAATATCAACAGTGGGCCAGGCCAGTGATGCAGTTGGGCAGGCCTGTAATAGGGTGGTGTTCTTTAGTATATATTAGcttgtttgtgcttttcttcAGTATGTTTTAGCAtgtctctctgcttttctctaaCACGTGTTAGCACAGCGTGGGTCATATTCTCAAACTTGTGGATCTGCGTTTTGGACCCCTTTATAGTTCCACTGTGctgatgttttacatttttgtgttgtgaattcACTTAGTGAATGTTCTGTGAATGCATTTACCAGTTTTATATGGTTTATTCCTGCTGTTACACAGAGTGCCACCATGTTCCTCTCGGGCTGTGAGGAAATGGTCTCTGACCCTATTCTGCAGTCTCTGTGGTCAAAGCCTTATTGACTCTCTGTGTGAAAGTATGTATCtcaggctgtgctgtggtgcGCTGTGTTGAAGCAGGACATGCAGCTGAAAGACTCAGTTGCTGCCTGTATGTaatatttctttgtatgtgtcTTCTGGGTTTGTCATATATGAATCAGCCTCGGGGAGGGCCAGCTGAGGCCAGTCCTTCAGCAAGGCCCATTGTTGCTTACAGGGAGGTGAGAGATGTGATGGACTGTGATCTGACAGTCATGCAGGTCCAGCAGGCTGGACAACATCACATCACTGCCCTCTTTACCACTCTCAGTCTCTGATGTTGTCACTCAGAGAACGCCTGGTGTGATAGGTCTCTGGGTGCATAAACGGCTGAGGCCTACAACGCCCCCATGTGGGCTTTCCTGCTCTCAGTACCTCTTCCTGTACAGCTGAgaatttacacacatgcacacacccacacacaaacgcacgcacagatacgtacatacacacatactctctcacacacatgcacacacacgtacgcatacacatacacacatatacactcatactctctctctcacacacacaaaggcagtgTCTGTGAGCTCATATGAACGCTTCAGCTGTTCATTCAGCTGGCCATCAGGGATTAATGGTTTATTTATAGAATGCGTTCTTTCACTCCATCTAATTAATGCTGGCAATTCATTAGGAATTACGCTCGTTTGAAGAGTCTGTCTCGGGGGAGCCAATTTTGACCCAGAGATTTTTAATGTGGAGATGCGAGTAAATAAAGAAAGCAGGCAGGGGAAGATTCATGCTGCAGACATTTAGTTAAACCAACAGAAGTCACGCCCGttgagtgtggagcagtgatgtGATTTGCAGCACGTGTAGCGATGTTCGGCCTTGCATGGCCTGGAAGATGAGGAGGCTGGCAGCGTGGGAGGGAGACTGCAGAGCAGGTCTGCAGTTACAATCAGCCCGAGCCTCTGGGGAGGCCAGCACAGCATCCTGCTTCGGTCAGCACATCCTCCTCAGGCAGGATCACAGCCACCCAAAAAACGGGGCCCTCGCTGGAAGGCTGGCTGTGCCGTGGCTTATCTTTGCTGCTCACGGTTCAGCCAGGTTCACATTGCGAGAGCTTCCTGCGGGTGAGCTGCACCTGCCCTGGTCTCTCTGCTGTTCGGGGCTCAGGGTtgggtgagggggagggaggggggtgggggctgggctggggatggggaggttggggggggggaccgtGTGGGAGGTGCTCACTGTCACGCGTTGCTATCATAACGGGAGCTGATCACCATGGTAACAGCGTAAGACCGGCTGTTTTTCACATCTGATGAGTTTTCATCAAAGCGCCACCTGGATCCTGCAGAGGCACGGCTCTCCAGACTCACTCTCAGTGCTCTGTGACTCATTACACaggctctgtctgtgcctcaTTGTAGAGgctctgtctgtgactcatTAGAGAGGCTGTGACTCACTATTGTGCTTATGCTTCGATTCCTTTGTTTACGGTGCTGCCTTTCAGCTgcacgctctctccctcctcctctctcaccctctccctttccctctctcctctccctctcccctctcctccctctctcctctgctgcctGTCAGTGCTGAATAATGGATTCAGGACCACCCCGTCAGCTGATGGCAGCGACGCTCTCCCCCTGTCAGGGGATTTTACACCTCCATTAaatctctccagctctctcttctATCActcaattcaaattcagattcagacAGGCTTTGTTAGCATGGCCATACAGATGGGCAATAATTCAAGAGAGAGTGTGGAAGAAATTCCTGTAGACCCATTCATTATGTTTAATCTGATATAGGCTAGCCTTctgttgttttaggcatatgtGACTAATGTGGCTTCTGCTGATTCCCCTTAACAGTTACTCAGCTTTGCCATCAAGGATGACACTGTGCGCGCCATATTTCTAGCTTATTTATGGGGCACTGTTATCTTGTGAGATTGGACATCTAGTTTGTCATCTTTTGTGAGAATGTTCCCACCATATGTATCCTGTCACGATTACTTTACTcacagtctttttatttttttaactctaggacaaaatatatatttgaccTTGCCTGTGCTTTAGTTAGAGAGCTGCAGCGCTCTGCACTTCTCTCCATGATGTGCAATAAAACTTTATCCCGACTGAAGTCACTGGTTGTCTGAGAATTATTCAACAGAAAGGGATaattcaaaaaattaaaaaggtttttttttctctaagcATTTGTAATTTATTACAATGTTGAAAAAAGTGCATCTCCTTCCAGCTAACCTGTGACCACATAGCCTTTCTTCTTTTGGGAGCCATGTTTTCTTATGTCTGCCTTTCTCCATGGCCAGGCTGTGGTCACTGAGTCTGTACTTAATCAgagtctgtctctgctttgtaTCTCTGATGGTGAATAGATACTCTGACAGTGAAGAATTTTGTCTAAGGGTCTGATAGCAGTTAAGTTTGCCTTGCAATTTTGTCTCAGTGTCCTAATGTTACAAACAGAGGTTTTTGGCTTGTTTCATAACCTGGTTGATTCTGATTAGCAGGCATTACT comes from Megalops cyprinoides isolate fMegCyp1 chromosome 3, fMegCyp1.pri, whole genome shotgun sequence and encodes:
- the LOC118774924 gene encoding protocadherin alpha-13-like isoform X10, which codes for MEKRGGGTRQQRPWGFVYGVAMLLFWRGASAQIRYSIPEEVQAGAVVGNIAKDLGIDLSTLKERGFRIVSGSREPLFRVNQNDGVLYVNRKVDREEMCERSGACVVNLKTVLESPLEVHYVAVEVVDVNDHSPYFPELEKRLEIAESALPGARFQLQAARDPDAGVNSVQVYKLSPNDHFRLEVKDRGEDSKVPMLILQKPLDREATNRHNIILTASDGGKPPRSGTVRIVVDVLDVNDNMPVFTKDIYSVTLHENAALGTTVVQVNATDMDEGPNGDIAYSFVNNIDNKILDIFYLDEITGEIIVKGVVDFEEKNTYEIDIQASDKGSTPWTVDSSVIVKVVDVNDNAPEIEVTSFSNTVPEDSRPGTVIALISVNDVDSGRNGDVFCTLPEDIPFKLVASLQGNLFSLVTKSPLDRETIPQYEITVTASDGGQPPLSSFKTITVGVSDVNDNSPEFSQNPYTFYLLENNVPGASVFTVSASDRDQNENSLVSYNIRKDGSADNNMASYLNINPENGNIYALKSFDFETLKTFQFQVVAKDSGTPSLSTNITVNVYILDQNDNAPVILSPISANGSAEGVEEIPRNVNAGHSVTKVRAYDADIGYNAWLSFSLQHVPDPSLFGLERYTGEIRTLRLFTETDEAEHKLVILVKDNGNVSLSATATVIITAVEPKEAFAASDIKNTVKTEEENNVTFYLIITLGSVSALFLLSIIGLIVMQCSKPPDYSSKYCRDSNYADTSGNGTLCHSIQYRSGDKRYMLVGPRMSIGSAIVPGSNGNTLVVPDHRRRISGEPKAPNADWRYSASLRAGMQSSVHMEESSVMQGAQGVLVQNWPTVSSAAADAEGGEVSPPVGAGINSNSWHFRYGPPQHLKPGEVPEAFIIPGSPAIISIRQDQGGDDKSDFITFGKKEEAKKKKKKKKGKDKKEKGKEDGEE